Sequence from the Amaranthus tricolor cultivar Red isolate AtriRed21 chromosome 1, ASM2621246v1, whole genome shotgun sequence genome:
TGATATGATGGTTCAACTTGGACAATACCTTCAGAATTACAATCGTCAGtagatattttaattatgtaatgtcttaattatgttttaattatgtattgtttttaatgatggtttaattatgtaatgtttaaaaatgatgttttaattatgtaatgtcttaaaaagatgttttaattatgtaaggTTTTCATGCATTAGTCTTCTCATTTCTATCACCTTTTAGCATGCATTAGTCTTTTCCTTTCCATCACtttttggcatgcattagtcttctcatttccatcacctttttggcatgcattagtcttttcctttccatcaccttttggcatgcattatattatatatgtgcACATCCAAATTCAATTGGATGTATAACTTCAAAATAAGCTTTTCTAAGTTCAATTTTGCCTCATCCActtcaagttcttcatcttctgacGAAGAGAATGAACTAATACATAATATGGTTGATTATGCCTTTTAATACGCAATTCCTCCTATTGTTTCAACACTACAACCAAGGgtgagaacaaaaaaaaaatgtcgaaTTCAAAGAGACCATTCAAAAGGTCATTCCCAActatttaatgattattttgttgaaaatcCTACATATTCTTCTCGATTGTTTCGACGTAGGTTTAGGATGAGGAAACATGTATTTTTACGGATAATGGAAGCTGTCTCCAACAACGATCCATGGTTCACTACCAACATTGATGCAACTGGTAGAAAAGGTCTAAGTGCTTTACAAAAGTGTACTGCAGCTCTTCGTATGCTAGCATACGGGGTGGCTGCTGATCAAGTTGATGAGCACCTCCGAATTAGCGAAAGCACAGCACGAAAAGCACTCACTCATATCACAAAGGGAATAATCAACCAATTTGGGCAACATTATTTGAGAAAACCAACAACACAAGATTTGACGAGATTATTAGCCTTTAGTGAAGAACGAGGATTCCCTAGCATGATTGGTAGTGTTGATTGCATGCATTGGGAGTGGAAGAATTGCCCAGCAGCACGGAAAGGGCAATATCAAGGCCGAGCTGGTGTTGCAACATTAATTCTTGAAGCTGTCGCCGATCATGACCTATGGATATGGCATGCCTTTTTTGGGATGCCAGGTTCATATAATGATCTCAACGTGTTATATCGATCACCtcttttagttgatttgtttgaaggaaggGCACCACCTGTCAATTTCACGGTGAATGGAAATCAATACGGCATGGCTTACTATCTCACTGATGGCATTTATCCTAAATGGGCTACTTTTATTCAGTCTATTACTGAACCGCAAACAGCAAAAGCAAGGTTATTTGCCCAACATCAAGAAGCAGCAAGAAAGGATGTGGAGCGAGCATTTGGAGTGTTGCAAGCTCGATTTGCAATAATTAGAAAGCCCTCACTTGCTTGGGATGAAGAACGACTCTCTGATATAATTACGTCTtgtataattatgcataatatgaTAGTGGAAGATGAAAGAGATACATATACACACTATGCTGATGGTAGAGAGTTCATGGGAGATCGCCCAAAAGGTCAATCAGAAGGTACAAGTGGATTAAATGATGACTTTGAGTATTACACAGATAGAATTGTTGATATCAATCGATACTTGGCAAATAAGGATGATGTTGAAGATCGACAAACACATTTATCCTTAAAAGATGACTTGGTTGAAAATATCTGGCAAAAGTTTGGAGAGAACCGCAATTaatgtatcatttaaaattttagttttttaatttgtgtatttattttatgtatgtgcattgtaatatttatttgaagttaacgaatttttcttaaatattaaaaaatatttattaaaaattatatttatatttatatttattaaaaaatattatttttattaaaagaataatttttttagttataaaatagtagatctattttaatcaaataaaaaattatattaacttggtacatgaaaatattattataaaaaaataaagataaatattagataaattaagggagagaaattatggtgggatagaaaaaaagtaagaaagagaggatgatgaccttttaaaagaggtcattgttaataaaattaggttgaaagatgaaattttaggagagagaaaaattgtGAAATAGTAAGATGACCTTTTTTGGGTCATGAGTAAGGATgctcttaggatgggtgacctcctgggatgTTTTTCCGGGCGCGCACGAGTGAGACCAAAGTGTGCTGGGAAGACTTGTGTTGATCTGtgaggccagtctacagtctccatgaatAGTCatcagcggtccgaggggctgGGGTGTTATAGAGgtagtattaggtggtaatgaaattttgatcacacaaaagtatttttgtttataaatttttattatcatggaaATAATgtagaacttttgatgaaatttttcactataaattattttcattatcacaATTTAATACCattaataccactaaccaaacatgCCGTAAATTCATTAATAAGATTACCACTGCCTACTGAGCCTTACCGTTGTTCTTATTTTTAGCTTCATAACCAAAATTGTTGTAGCATTGTGAGAATTGATGACCCATTTATACacaaataaaacaacaattGTTGGTTTTACCAACCTTATCTTTCTTTTATTGGCCTGTTGCGCAAGATAGATTGCGGGTAGCTATTAGTTTACTAAGTTATTGTGCATGAGTTAGTTGTATAAGTAACTCATAATATATTCGAAATGTTATTTAACTCACGTATGAGTCGCGTCTCTTAGTGAAACCATCTCGTACAAGAattatgttaaaaaataaaaaggcttCAAATGAAATGTTGTATAAGTCTAGAAATTGCTttttataaacaaataaaaaggcatcaaataaattgttaataagtcttgaaattgctttCTAACATCTAATGAATATTATTAGCTAAGAAATGTGAACAAGTAATGGTCAACAAGTAATTGGATGAAGAAAGTCATGGATCGCGACTTAGATTAGCCTATCACCATTACATAGTGATATTAGGTTACCAAAAAGtagttttatatttgaattatgAAGAACATGATaagaaaaaaacttacaaaGTTGACAAATCTCATGTCTCATGGAGTTGAAGATTACATGAGTGGATAGACTTCTAATCTACTTTAGCATTACACCActacattatattttttaaaattataacctaACCTTTTCATACAACTATGACCCCAAGCTACTTTGCTTCattactttaataataatattatacatatatagtaAATCTCCTGTGCTCATTATAGCTAAATTTAGCTGGGAGTTGAGTAGAGATGTCAATGGATCATGTTTGGATTGATTGGAGCATTGAtttttctaaatctatttgcgaaaatttgaaaaaaaaaacaacttttttttgaaaaaaatttcaaaataagcttCGAAAAACTTTAATTTCCAAAGTAAGCGTCTCCATATTAAAACTGAGATCATCTATTTGTCCGATGCTTTTAATAGCGAAC
This genomic interval carries:
- the LOC130799952 gene encoding protein ALP1-like: MEAVSNNDPWFTTNIDATGRKGLSALQKCTAALRMLAYGVAADQVDEHLRISESTARKALTHITKGIINQFGQHYLRKPTTQDLTRLLAFSEERGFPSMIGSVDCMHWEWKNCPAARKGQYQGRAGVATLILEAVADHDLWIWHAFFGMPGSYNDLNVLYRSPLLVDLFEGRAPPVNFTVNGNQYGMAYYLTDGIYPKWATFIQSITEPQTAKARLFAQHQEAARKDVERAFGVLQARFAIIRKPSLAWDEERLSDIITSCIIMHNMIVEDERDTYTHYADGREFMGDRPKGQSEGTSGLNDDFEYYTDRIVDINRYLANKDDVEDRQTHLSLKDDLVENIWQKFGENRN